The sequence TTTATTATGAATCTGGATGCGCTTGCGATTCTGATGATGGTGCTGGGGGGATTTTTTAAACTAGGGGCGTTTATGTATGGTACCGTACTCGGAACTGCGCAGCTGTTCAAATTGGAATCCTATCATTCCATCCTTATTCCATGGGGCATGATTATTCTGGCGATGTCCCTTATCATTGCGTCTACTTACACACAGCATATCAATCTTGGCTGGAGCATATCCATACCTTATATCTTTTTCCCGCTCTATGTCATAATCCCTATTATATTGCTGATCATTGCCGCTATTCGTAATATGGGGCGCAGTGATTGATTTCCACAAAAATAACGGGGTTATCCAGTCGTCATCTGCGATGACTGCTGGAGTAGCCCCGTCTGCTTAGAGACTCAAATTAATATTCGTCAAAGAAGGTTTGGATCACCGCCGGATTCTTAGTTTTCGTCAGAGCCAGCATCAGTAGAATGCGGGCCTTCTGCGGATTCAAGGAATCGGAGGAGACAAAGCCTGACTTATCGTCATTGGCGGAATGAGTAACGACGCCGCTGCCCGTACGTGTAGAACGGACAACCGCAACACCCTTGCTTACTGCCTTCGCCGCGCCCTTTTCCGAGGCCGTGGACAGCGAGCCGTTGCCGCTGCCGGCTACGACGATTCCCTTGGCGCCCGCGTTTATCGCGGCGTCGTACAAATAGCTGCCGTTATTCTGGTATTCGTACAGAATATCGACCTGAGGCAGCTCGGTCAAATTGGAAACGTCAAATACGCTGCTTGCCGTATGTTTGCGCTTGACTTCATTATAGAAATAAATCTTGTCGCCGGAGACTACCCCCAGATAGCCTTGTTCCACTGATTTGAACGTATCCGTGCCGGTCGTATTTGTTTTGGTGATATAACGGGCGGCGCCGATGCGGTCGTTCAGTTCAATCATGACGCCCTTGCCGCGGGCTTCTTTGCTGCTTGCTATTTTCACCGCATTATACAGGTTGAACGGGCCGTCTGCGCTGATCGCCGTAGCGGGACGCATCGCACCGACCACTACAACCGGCTTGTCGCTCTTGACAACAAGGTTCAGGAAATAAGCGGTTTCCTCCAGCGTATCCGTTCCGTGCGTTACGACAACGCCGTCTACATCATCCGTAGCGAGCAGCGCGTTGATGCGTTTGGCCAGTTTAAGAAGAACCTCGTTGTCTATATCGGGACTGCCGACATTGGCAATCTGCTCGCCGCTAACATCGGCAATCTGCTTCATTTCGGGAACAGCATTGATCAAAGTATTGATGCCGAGCGCGCCCGCCGTATATCCGGTCACATCCGTAGTGGAGGCGGAAGAGCCGGCAATGGTTCCACCGGTTGCAAGGATCGTGATGTTTGGCAGGGCGGTATTTACGGCGGTGACTTGCGGGCTGGTAGATACAATCTTGCCCGGAACCACAGAAGCCTCAGCGGAACTTACAGCAGCAGGGATCATTAAGGCAGCCGACATTATAGTAATTCCGATTTTCTTCTTCCAGTTAATAGATAAGTTCAATTTCGTTCTTCCTCCCCATTATGTAAAGTAAAAGTTATTGAATTACAGCCAGCTGTAACTTTGTTATTCGGTACTTCCCCCCTCCTTTTCCATACGTAAGAAAACCTGACAAAACAAAGTGAAATATACTCACAACTTGCTGACATACTTGCTATTTTAAATCTTATTATAAAATATTCATGAAATATGTGTCAATTTATTTAATTTTTTATGAATATTTTTTAAAATATCTCCGAAAACCTGTCAGCGAGTACCTTACTTGGCAGTCCGTAAACTCAATAGCTCTCCTAAGGCAATTCGGCCGGCAATTTCGTATCCGCTGCCCAGCCCTCTTGGTTTCACCACAACAATACCCAAGTTGGGGATTTCGCCCAAACCAACCCCTGGAGGGAAGCTGTGAGCGACGATCACTTGGTTGGTTCCGAAAGGCGGCGTTTTCTCCAACACAGAAGTCAGAGCAGTCAATGTATCCTCTCGCTCCGAAGGAGTTACGTCACCGCTTAAATGATAAATTCTAATCCAGAACGGATCGGTCTGAATCTTTCCTTCCCCAAAAGCCAGTTCGGCCGTTTCCCTGGTACGGCAAAAAGGACTGGTCAGCACCGGAAATTGAACAGGGATTTGTAATCTGCGAAGCGCCTCCCCAAGAGCGGCAGCTTGTCTTCTGCCTTCCCCGGAAAGATTTCTTTGGGTCGAACAATCCGTGAAGACCAAATCGGGCCGGTCTTCTCCTGCCGTGGCTTC is a genomic window of Paenibacillus durus ATCC 35681 containing:
- a CDS encoding histidine phosphatase family protein — translated: MKRLVCLCMLCLLLLFPTQMAGAAGNAAAAGPVNPLLLESLRQGGYILYIRHGEATAGEDRPDLVFTDCSTQRNLSGEGRRQAAALGEALRRLQIPVQFPVLTSPFCRTRETAELAFGEGKIQTDPFWIRIYHLSGDVTPSEREDTLTALTSVLEKTPPFGTNQVIVAHSFPPGVGLGEIPNLGIVVVKPRGLGSGYEIAGRIALGELLSLRTAK
- a CDS encoding type II asparaginase — translated: MSAALMIPAAVSSAEASVVPGKIVSTSPQVTAVNTALPNITILATGGTIAGSSASTTDVTGYTAGALGINTLINAVPEMKQIADVSGEQIANVGSPDIDNEVLLKLAKRINALLATDDVDGVVVTHGTDTLEETAYFLNLVVKSDKPVVVVGAMRPATAISADGPFNLYNAVKIASSKEARGKGVMIELNDRIGAARYITKTNTTGTDTFKSVEQGYLGVVSGDKIYFYNEVKRKHTASSVFDVSNLTELPQVDILYEYQNNGSYLYDAAINAGAKGIVVAGSGNGSLSTASEKGAAKAVSKGVAVVRSTRTGSGVVTHSANDDKSGFVSSDSLNPQKARILLMLALTKTKNPAVIQTFFDEY